The Myxococcales bacterium genome window below encodes:
- a CDS encoding SDR family oxidoreductase yields MGLLDGRTAIVTGGSRGLGRAICLALAGDGADVAFNYLRDDEAAAATVAAITALGRRAWPYRVSVLDRAGLKAMAAEVVAATGAIDILVNNAGHGQVVPLALMEEEDWDRMMDTHVKGAFLATQAVLRAMVKQRYGRVLNVSSLAGVKMLEAPVHYSTAKAALKGFTESLAKEIGRYGITVNCVAPGVLDEGVSDHLPPARRDEYLRHCAMRRLGRLDEAAAVIAFLASERNSYMNGATVVVDGGV; encoded by the coding sequence ATGGGCCTGCTCGACGGCCGCACCGCGATCGTCACGGGCGGCTCCCGCGGCCTGGGCCGGGCGATCTGCCTGGCGCTCGCCGGCGACGGCGCCGACGTCGCGTTCAACTACCTGCGCGACGACGAGGCCGCGGCCGCGACCGTCGCCGCGATCACCGCGCTCGGGCGCCGGGCCTGGCCCTACCGGGTGTCGGTGCTCGATCGCGCCGGCCTCAAGGCGATGGCGGCCGAGGTGGTCGCCGCGACCGGCGCGATCGACATCCTCGTCAACAACGCCGGCCACGGCCAGGTCGTGCCGCTGGCGCTGATGGAGGAGGAGGACTGGGACCGGATGATGGACACCCACGTCAAGGGCGCGTTCCTGGCGACCCAGGCGGTGCTGCGCGCGATGGTCAAGCAGCGGTACGGCCGCGTGCTCAACGTGTCGTCGCTGGCCGGCGTCAAGATGCTCGAGGCCCCGGTCCACTACTCGACCGCCAAGGCCGCGCTCAAGGGCTTCACCGAGTCGCTGGCCAAGGAGATCGGCCGCTACGGCATCACCGTCAACTGCGTCGCGCCGGGCGTGCTCGACGAGGGCGTCAGCGACCACCTGCCGCCGGCCCGCCGCGACGAGTACCTGCGCCACTGCGCGATGCGCCGGCTCGGCCGCCTCGACGAGGCCGCCGCGGTGATCGCGTTCCTCGCCAGCGAGCGCAACAGCTACATGAACGGCGCGACCGTCGTCGTCGATGGCGGCGTCTGA
- a CDS encoding PDZ domain-containing protein, translated as MRTSVMIALVGAALACKGSAPSGGEATGAPPAAPPTAGGAPADPSTVTGIGIRPVSHPKGFAIGQVFPGGPADDAGLLAGDVVVEVDGESTARWSLVRTARQMRGPAGTKVRMGIERGDQRLDVVVERRAVAVPPPPAR; from the coding sequence ATGCGGACGTCCGTGATGATCGCGCTCGTGGGCGCCGCGCTCGCGTGCAAGGGCAGCGCGCCGAGCGGCGGCGAGGCCACAGGCGCGCCGCCGGCCGCGCCCCCGACCGCCGGCGGCGCCCCGGCCGATCCCTCGACGGTGACCGGCATCGGCATCCGGCCGGTCTCGCACCCCAAGGGCTTCGCGATCGGCCAGGTCTTCCCGGGCGGTCCCGCCGACGACGCCGGCCTGCTGGCCGGCGACGTCGTGGTCGAGGTCGACGGCGAGTCGACCGCGCGCTGGTCGCTGGTGCGGACCGCGCGGCAGATGCGCGGCCCGGCCGGCACCAAGGTGCGGATGGGGATCGAGCGCGGCGATCAGCGGCTCGACGTCGTGGTCGAGCGTCGCGCGGTCGCGGTGCCGCCGCCGCCGGCGCGTTGA
- a CDS encoding inosine/guanosine kinase (catalyzes the formation of inosine/guanosine monophosphate from inosine or guanosine and ATP) has translation MRFPGRRKHKHYFPVHARDPLFQHAGVEAPDARTHLVGIDQTLVDIDARVPDELIARYQLPKGASTVIASDAALRLYDELLADQRISYEFAGGTVGNTLHNYSTLADDASILLGVMSAEIRLGTSGYRYLSNTSSRVNLDHLQPVAGPIGRCFALVTPDGERTFAISEGEMNGLRPDSVPAAVFDDASALVISAYLLRCKPDDPMPAATMRAIELARARGVPVVLTLGTRFVIAERPEFWRDFIRAHVDIVAMNEEEAEALTGERDPLRACDRALDLTDLVLCTAGPTGLFLAGHTDVEVKRETRYPLLPGAIPEFNRYEFSRPMRRAACAQPLKVFAHIAPYHGGPARITSTNGAGDAALAALLHDVAANRHHRARVPNSTKHVREFLTYSSMSQVCRYANRVSYEVLAQSAPRLTRGLPEREEGLDDEAYWAR, from the coding sequence GTGCGCTTTCCTGGACGCCGCAAGCACAAGCACTACTTCCCGGTCCACGCGCGCGATCCGCTGTTCCAGCACGCGGGCGTCGAGGCCCCCGACGCCCGGACCCACCTGGTCGGCATCGATCAGACCCTCGTCGACATCGACGCCCGGGTCCCGGACGAGCTGATCGCCCGCTACCAGCTGCCCAAGGGCGCGTCGACGGTGATCGCCAGCGACGCGGCGCTGCGGCTGTACGACGAGCTCCTGGCCGACCAGCGGATCTCCTACGAGTTCGCCGGCGGCACCGTCGGCAACACGCTCCACAACTACTCGACCCTGGCCGACGACGCCTCGATCTTGCTCGGCGTGATGAGCGCGGAGATCCGGCTCGGCACGTCCGGCTACCGCTACCTCTCGAACACCTCGTCGCGCGTCAACCTCGATCACCTGCAGCCGGTGGCCGGCCCGATCGGCCGGTGCTTCGCGCTGGTGACGCCCGACGGCGAGCGCACGTTCGCGATCAGCGAGGGCGAGATGAACGGGCTGCGCCCCGACAGCGTCCCGGCCGCGGTCTTCGACGACGCGTCGGCGCTGGTGATCTCGGCCTACCTGCTGCGCTGCAAGCCCGACGACCCGATGCCGGCCGCGACCATGCGCGCGATCGAGCTGGCCCGGGCCCGGGGCGTGCCGGTCGTGCTCACGCTCGGCACCCGGTTCGTGATCGCCGAGCGGCCCGAGTTCTGGCGCGACTTCATCCGCGCCCACGTCGACATCGTCGCGATGAACGAGGAGGAGGCCGAGGCGCTGACCGGCGAGCGCGACCCCCTGCGCGCGTGCGACCGCGCGCTCGACCTGACCGACCTGGTGCTGTGCACCGCCGGGCCGACCGGGCTGTTCCTGGCCGGCCACACCGACGTCGAGGTCAAGCGCGAGACCCGGTACCCGCTCTTGCCGGGCGCGATCCCCGAGTTCAACCGCTACGAGTTCAGCCGGCCGATGCGTCGAGCCGCGTGCGCGCAGCCGCTCAAGGTGTTCGCGCACATCGCGCCCTACCACGGCGGTCCCGCGCGCATCACGAGCACCAACGGCGCCGGCGACGCCGCGCTGGCCGCGCTCCTGCACGACGTCGCCGCCAACCGCCACCACCGCGCGCGCGTGCCCAACTCGACCAAGCACGTGCGCGAGTTCCTGACCTACTCGTCGATGAGCCAGGTGTGTCGCTACGCCAACCGGGTCAGCTACGAGGTGCTGGCGCAGTCGGCGCCGCGCCTGACCCGGGGCCTGCCCGAGCGCGAGGAGGGCCTCGACGACGAGGCCTACTGGGCGCGGTAG
- a CDS encoding sterol desaturase family protein encodes MGDIAAPAVFVALMLLEFGWNAWRARAHQDPRDAAVSVLVAIPHFALLSIVPVVWVVLYRAAWPQVPWQLPVDAWWIWPLGVVVMDLAAYWMHRYHHALNLTWAVHAVHHSSPYFTMTTGGRSSLAEPLVNVVSGAYLILVAPVALGLPLPAAALGWIVKDTWGFAVHTRNIGRLGPLERVLATPTHHAVHHGRDQWCRGKNFGFVFIVWDRLFGTFARGTPTAFGVDDPPPSLRPLTVALHHLAQLGRAARTTSRARDKLRLWFMPAGWRPRDAAPTATDAARAPAPAPPGLYLVGTLQLAYLGAMIWALAATLGAAGVAADLAALGFLLYATVVSGEFFERSPRYLPLELARALAIGAMIACTGAWFGRPLDTAALGLLALAGLNLLAAAAVTWRGHTATPVG; translated from the coding sequence GTGGGTGACATCGCGGCCCCGGCGGTGTTCGTCGCGCTGATGCTGCTCGAGTTCGGGTGGAACGCGTGGCGCGCCCGCGCCCACCAGGATCCGCGCGACGCGGCGGTCAGCGTGCTGGTCGCGATCCCGCACTTCGCGCTCTTGTCGATCGTCCCGGTGGTGTGGGTCGTGCTCTACCGCGCCGCCTGGCCCCAGGTGCCGTGGCAGCTGCCCGTCGACGCCTGGTGGATCTGGCCGCTCGGCGTGGTCGTGATGGACCTCGCGGCCTACTGGATGCACCGCTACCACCACGCGCTCAACCTGACCTGGGCCGTGCACGCGGTCCACCACTCCAGCCCGTACTTCACGATGACCACCGGCGGGCGCAGCTCGCTCGCGGAGCCGCTCGTGAACGTGGTCTCGGGCGCGTACCTGATCCTGGTCGCGCCGGTCGCGCTCGGCCTGCCGCTGCCGGCCGCGGCGCTGGGGTGGATCGTCAAGGACACCTGGGGCTTCGCCGTGCACACGCGGAACATCGGCCGGCTCGGCCCGCTCGAGCGGGTGCTGGCGACGCCGACCCACCACGCCGTCCACCACGGCCGCGATCAGTGGTGCCGCGGCAAGAACTTCGGCTTCGTGTTCATCGTCTGGGACCGCCTGTTCGGCACGTTCGCCCGCGGCACGCCGACCGCCTTCGGCGTCGACGATCCGCCGCCGAGCCTGCGGCCGCTGACCGTCGCGCTGCACCACCTGGCGCAGCTCGGCCGGGCCGCGCGCACGACGAGCCGCGCGCGCGACAAGCTGCGGCTGTGGTTCATGCCGGCCGGCTGGCGGCCTCGTGACGCCGCGCCGACGGCGACCGACGCCGCGCGCGCGCCGGCGCCAGCGCCGCCCGGGCTGTACCTGGTCGGCACGCTGCAGCTCGCGTACCTGGGCGCGATGATCTGGGCGCTGGCCGCGACGCTCGGCGCCGCCGGGGTCGCCGCCGATCTGGCCGCGCTCGGGTTCTTGCTGTACGCGACGGTCGTCTCGGGCGAGTTCTTCGAGCGCTCGCCCCGGTACCTGCCGCTCGAGCTGGCCCGCGCGCTGGCGATCGGCGCGATGATCGCGTGCACCGGCGCGTGGTTCGGGCGCCCGCTCGACACCGCCGCGCTCGGCCTGCTCGCGCTGGCGGGCCTGAACCTGCTCGCGGCGGCGGCGGTGACGTGGCGGGGCCACACCGCGACGCCGGTCGGCTGA
- a CDS encoding sterol desaturase family protein, translating to MSLTVQVIAAAVCALAIALELAYGARRRALGYAWRDSIASVVLGAGSVVAGLALVLQGAAVHQWLDRHAQVALPRQPFVRWALILVLVDLAFYCSHRAMHRVNLWWAVHAVHHQSDHLNLLVAIRIGWFSVYTSWVFYLPLALVGVSFEASLVARAISSLYQFPQHTRWIGKLGWLERVLVTPSHHRVHHGCDAAYVDRNYGGMLIVWDRLFGTFAAEQAAPTYGTGAAPPSVVRANFVEWIRLARLARRATWRERATLLFRPPSWEPRGG from the coding sequence GTGTCCCTCACCGTCCAGGTCATCGCCGCCGCCGTGTGCGCGCTGGCGATCGCGCTCGAGCTCGCCTACGGCGCCCGCCGGCGCGCGCTCGGGTACGCGTGGCGCGACTCGATCGCCAGCGTCGTCCTCGGCGCCGGCTCGGTGGTGGCGGGCCTGGCGCTGGTGCTGCAAGGCGCCGCGGTCCACCAGTGGCTCGATCGCCACGCGCAGGTCGCGCTGCCGCGCCAGCCGTTCGTGCGCTGGGCGCTGATCCTGGTGCTGGTCGACCTGGCGTTCTACTGCAGCCACCGCGCGATGCACCGGGTCAACCTGTGGTGGGCGGTGCACGCGGTCCACCACCAGAGCGATCACCTGAACCTGCTCGTCGCGATCCGGATCGGCTGGTTCTCGGTCTACACCAGCTGGGTCTTCTACCTGCCGCTGGCGCTGGTGGGCGTGTCGTTCGAGGCGTCGCTGGTCGCGCGCGCGATCAGCTCGCTGTACCAGTTCCCGCAGCACACGCGCTGGATCGGGAAGCTCGGCTGGCTCGAGCGGGTGCTGGTCACGCCGTCGCACCACCGCGTCCACCACGGCTGCGACGCCGCCTACGTCGACCGCAACTACGGCGGGATGCTGATCGTCTGGGATCGGCTGTTCGGCACCTTCGCGGCGGAGCAGGCCGCGCCCACGTACGGCACCGGCGCGGCGCCGCCGAGCGTGGTCCGCGCCAACTTCGTCGAGTGGATCCGGCTGGCGCGGCTGGCGCGGCGCGCGACCTGGCGCGAGCGCGCGACGCTGCTGTTCCGGCCGCCGAGCTGGGAGCCGCGCGGTGGGTGA
- a CDS encoding PPC domain-containing protein has translation MRARSSYSLIAVLGAVVACSGGGGDSPDGATPDGATIDAAAPDATPLDAPAPDAPAPDARIDAAGSDGGLDPLACGTGTPIVPLPPSGVATGTASASTPGNVSSTTCNGRGAETAYVFTVDHTVTLDATTDDPATTLDTVLYVRSACQDPTTELACADDLGATNPRSHLTVALPAGTYYLIVDGRNVGSAGAYTLSVRLAEAQGAPCTSPLECQVGYTCRAIPPATQLTCEPPVCADGRDDDGDGRTDYPADPGCASPQDDTEDDTCPAGPGCPACADGVDNDGDLLTDYPTDPGCTAASADSEESCAGETDPVAPITAGTTSGTTAGATNDRMPACVTNSTAPDRAHTLRVRYPLATLVIDTDTSPFDTVVSLLDADCAATIACDDDGGDPGNQSRISRTGVAPGTYTIVVDGFASAAGAYQLHVAGTYALGAACDPTAPYFTCGVGAQCLGPAMMEVCVATACNDAVDADGDGFPGYPTDPGCASPDDDDETDDCPSGPMCPACGNGLDDDGDGAIDYPLDDDCASASGPSEQTCAPETDPFVTITAPVTTGTTVGATNDFIPACITSATRTAPDRVHLLTLQVPVATLTLDTAGSGYDTALMFADETCAPVLACDDDAGPGTTSLLTRTAVAPGTYAVIVDGFAAAAGAYTLNVRGTLAAGASCADPLVTAGVLACPTGTTCQAGLCQP, from the coding sequence ATGCGCGCGCGCTCGTCGTACTCTCTGATCGCGGTCCTCGGTGCGGTGGTGGCGTGCTCGGGCGGCGGCGGCGACAGCCCCGACGGCGCGACGCCGGACGGCGCCACCATCGACGCCGCGGCGCCCGACGCCACGCCGCTCGACGCGCCGGCGCCCGACGCGCCCGCGCCCGACGCGCGGATCGACGCGGCCGGCTCCGACGGTGGGCTCGATCCGCTGGCGTGCGGCACCGGCACCCCGATCGTGCCGCTGCCACCGTCGGGCGTCGCCACCGGCACGGCCTCGGCCAGCACCCCCGGCAACGTGTCCTCGACGACGTGCAACGGCCGCGGGGCCGAGACCGCGTACGTGTTCACGGTCGATCACACGGTCACCCTCGACGCGACCACCGACGACCCCGCGACCACGCTCGACACGGTGCTGTACGTGCGGTCGGCGTGCCAGGACCCGACCACCGAGCTGGCGTGCGCGGACGACCTCGGCGCGACCAACCCGCGCTCGCACCTGACCGTCGCGTTGCCGGCCGGGACCTACTACCTGATCGTCGACGGGCGCAACGTCGGCTCGGCCGGCGCGTACACGCTGTCGGTGCGGCTGGCCGAGGCGCAGGGCGCGCCGTGCACCAGCCCGCTCGAGTGCCAGGTCGGCTACACCTGCCGCGCGATCCCGCCCGCGACCCAGCTGACCTGCGAGCCGCCGGTGTGCGCCGACGGCCGCGACGACGACGGCGACGGCCGCACCGACTACCCGGCCGACCCCGGCTGCGCCAGCCCCCAGGACGACACCGAGGACGACACCTGCCCGGCCGGGCCTGGTTGCCCGGCCTGCGCCGACGGCGTCGACAACGACGGCGACCTGCTGACCGACTATCCGACCGACCCCGGCTGCACCGCGGCGTCGGCCGACTCCGAGGAGAGCTGCGCCGGAGAGACCGATCCGGTCGCGCCGATCACCGCCGGGACCACCAGCGGCACGACCGCCGGCGCCACCAACGACCGGATGCCGGCGTGCGTGACCAACTCGACCGCGCCCGATCGCGCGCACACGCTGCGGGTGCGGTACCCGCTCGCGACCCTGGTGATCGACACCGACACCTCGCCGTTCGACACCGTCGTGTCGCTGCTCGACGCGGACTGCGCGGCGACGATCGCGTGCGACGACGACGGCGGCGATCCCGGCAACCAGTCGCGCATCAGCCGCACCGGCGTGGCCCCGGGCACCTACACGATCGTCGTCGACGGCTTCGCCTCGGCCGCCGGCGCCTACCAGCTCCACGTCGCCGGCACCTACGCCCTGGGCGCCGCGTGCGACCCGACCGCGCCCTACTTCACCTGCGGCGTCGGCGCGCAGTGCCTCGGCCCGGCGATGATGGAGGTGTGCGTCGCGACGGCGTGCAACGACGCCGTCGACGCCGACGGCGACGGCTTCCCGGGCTACCCGACCGATCCGGGCTGCGCCAGCCCCGACGACGACGACGAGACCGACGACTGCCCGAGCGGGCCGATGTGCCCGGCCTGCGGCAACGGGCTCGACGACGACGGCGACGGCGCGATCGACTATCCGCTCGACGACGACTGCGCCTCGGCGTCGGGGCCCAGCGAGCAGACCTGCGCGCCCGAGACCGACCCGTTCGTGACGATCACCGCGCCGGTGACCACCGGCACCACCGTCGGCGCCACCAACGACTTCATCCCGGCGTGCATCACCAGCGCCACCCGCACGGCGCCGGACCGGGTCCACCTGCTGACGCTGCAGGTCCCGGTCGCGACGCTGACGCTCGACACCGCCGGCTCGGGCTACGACACCGCGCTGATGTTCGCCGACGAGACCTGCGCCCCGGTGCTGGCGTGCGACGACGACGCGGGCCCCGGCACCACGTCGCTCCTGACCCGGACCGCGGTCGCGCCCGGCACCTACGCGGTGATCGTCGACGGCTTCGCGGCGGCGGCGGGCGCGTACACGCTCAACGTGCGCGGCACGCTGGCCGCGGGCGCGAGCTGCGCCGACCCGCTGGTCACGGCCGGCGTGCTGGCGTGCCCGACCGGCACCACCTGCCAGGCCGGGCTGTGCCAGCCGTGA
- a CDS encoding Rne/Rng family ribonuclease: MGQNILVVNAEGPECRVAVVEEGALAELFVERKRDRGMVGNIYRGKVTRVLPGMQAAFVDLGPKVERAAFLFVGDVLGADDGRKLFEDADVDDADEAPEAAASRIARTKKSLAARKIEDLLRPGAEVVCQVVKDPIAMKGARVTGYLSLPGRYSVYMPAVGQVGVSRRIASDKERKRLRDIINKARPKHGGFIVRTAAEDTDDQEIKDDVEYLTRLWTEIGRREDAFKGAGLIYPELDLPLRLVRDLVKENTTEVHIDDEEQYTRIKRFTETFLPRYAERIKRYEGRRPIFDHFNIEPALRVAVARKVPLRSGGSLVIDQGEALTAIDVNTGSFTGSNSNLEETVTANNLEACEEVARQLRLRNIGGIIVIDFIDMDKEGNRKKVWDAFQLALKRDRARCNVTKISELGLVEMTRKRTRESLWQILTEPCPTCEGAGVVKSTTTVAYEVLREVRRSGGMVDNDKVQIEASPKVAELLSTRERDYLDDLEKKLQKQLEVVAQKGWKPDQFRVAGKMSTDIAAEEAKQAAALGHAPPPLRSSSGSGGGASGGKRRRRGGRGRS; encoded by the coding sequence ATGGGTCAAAACATCCTGGTGGTCAACGCCGAAGGTCCGGAGTGCCGGGTCGCGGTCGTGGAAGAGGGCGCCCTCGCCGAGCTGTTCGTGGAGCGCAAGCGCGACCGCGGCATGGTCGGCAACATCTACCGCGGCAAGGTCACGCGGGTGCTGCCCGGCATGCAGGCGGCGTTCGTCGATCTCGGTCCCAAGGTCGAGCGCGCCGCGTTCCTGTTCGTCGGTGACGTGCTCGGCGCCGACGACGGTCGGAAGCTGTTCGAGGACGCCGACGTCGACGACGCCGACGAGGCGCCCGAGGCCGCGGCCTCGCGCATCGCCCGCACCAAGAAGAGCCTGGCCGCGCGCAAGATCGAAGATCTGCTGCGGCCCGGCGCCGAGGTCGTCTGCCAGGTGGTCAAGGATCCGATCGCCATGAAGGGCGCGCGGGTCACCGGCTACCTGTCGCTGCCGGGGCGCTACAGCGTCTACATGCCCGCGGTCGGCCAGGTCGGCGTGTCGCGGCGCATCGCGTCCGACAAGGAGCGCAAGCGCCTGCGCGACATCATCAACAAGGCGCGGCCCAAGCACGGCGGCTTCATCGTGCGGACCGCCGCCGAGGACACCGACGATCAAGAGATCAAGGACGACGTCGAGTACCTGACCCGGCTGTGGACCGAGATCGGCCGGCGCGAGGACGCGTTCAAGGGCGCGGGGTTGATCTACCCCGAGCTCGATCTGCCGCTGCGCCTGGTGCGCGACCTGGTGAAGGAGAACACCACCGAGGTCCACATCGACGACGAGGAGCAGTACACGCGCATCAAGCGCTTCACCGAGACGTTCCTGCCCCGCTACGCCGAGCGCATCAAGCGCTACGAGGGCCGGCGGCCGATCTTCGATCACTTCAACATCGAGCCGGCGCTCCGGGTCGCGGTCGCGCGCAAGGTGCCGCTGCGCTCCGGCGGCTCGCTGGTGATCGATCAGGGCGAGGCGCTGACGGCGATCGACGTCAACACCGGCAGCTTCACCGGCTCGAACTCGAACCTCGAGGAGACGGTCACCGCCAACAACCTCGAGGCCTGCGAGGAGGTCGCGCGCCAGCTCCGGCTGCGCAACATCGGCGGCATCATCGTCATCGACTTCATCGACATGGACAAGGAGGGCAACCGCAAGAAGGTCTGGGACGCCTTCCAGCTCGCCCTCAAGCGGGACCGCGCCCGCTGCAACGTCACCAAGATCAGCGAGCTCGGCCTGGTCGAGATGACGCGCAAGCGCACGCGCGAGTCGCTGTGGCAGATCCTGACCGAGCCGTGCCCGACCTGTGAGGGCGCCGGCGTGGTCAAGTCGACGACGACGGTCGCGTACGAGGTGCTGCGCGAGGTGCGGCGCTCGGGCGGGATGGTCGACAACGACAAGGTCCAGATCGAGGCGTCGCCCAAGGTCGCCGAGCTGCTCAGCACGCGCGAGCGCGACTACCTCGACGACCTCGAGAAGAAGCTGCAGAAGCAGCTCGAGGTCGTGGCCCAGAAGGGCTGGAAGCCCGATCAGTTCCGCGTCGCCGGCAAGATGTCGACCGACATCGCCGCCGAGGAGGCCAAGCAGGCCGCGGCGCTCGGCCACGCCCCGCCCCCGCTCCGCAGCAGCAGCGGCAGCGGCGGTGGCGCCAGCGGCGGCAAGCGGCGCCGCCGCGGCGGCCGCGGCCGCAGCTGA
- a CDS encoding threonine/serine exporter family protein, with protein sequence MTDRKDPTDRPRRAGDTGQLPVVERDRIEKSRVRFVLALGRALHRYGTPAHRLEEALAQVCRRLGLRAQIMSTPTSLTIGFGDPAEQRTAMMRVDTGAVDLGKMARLDALADAVLEREIDSEDALHQIEAIEAAPPAWGRLPETATYGLTAASIAVFFGGGWRDVAAAATVGLALGLLMLVLRRRAHSARAVELIGAFAAAFGANAAARLVAGVTPSIVTIAALIALLPGLTLTVAMTELATRNLVSGTARLMSAVIVLLELALGVALGERLARALWHVAVVTPTPLPGWAEWVAFVAGTVGMVVVCQAEPRALGWILLTSLIAFAASNFGADLLGPELGVLIGALALGIAANLYARLLGRPQQVVLVPAVILMVPGSMGFRGISSLLDRNTMTGIETTFATFVVAMAIVAGLLIANALVSPRRAL encoded by the coding sequence GTGACGGACCGCAAGGACCCCACCGATCGACCGCGCCGCGCCGGCGACACCGGGCAGCTGCCGGTGGTCGAGCGCGACCGCATCGAGAAGAGCCGCGTCCGGTTCGTGCTGGCGCTCGGGCGCGCGCTCCACCGCTACGGCACGCCGGCCCACCGGCTCGAGGAGGCGCTGGCCCAGGTGTGCCGGCGGCTGGGGCTGCGCGCCCAGATCATGTCGACGCCGACCTCGCTGACGATCGGGTTCGGCGATCCCGCGGAGCAGCGGACCGCGATGATGCGGGTCGACACCGGCGCCGTCGACCTCGGCAAGATGGCGCGGCTCGACGCGCTCGCCGACGCGGTGCTCGAGCGCGAGATCGACTCCGAGGACGCGCTCCACCAGATCGAGGCGATCGAGGCCGCGCCGCCGGCCTGGGGCCGCCTGCCCGAGACCGCGACCTACGGGCTGACGGCGGCGTCGATCGCGGTGTTCTTCGGCGGCGGCTGGCGCGACGTCGCGGCGGCGGCGACGGTCGGCCTGGCGCTGGGCCTCTTGATGCTGGTGCTGCGCCGCCGGGCCCACAGCGCGCGCGCGGTCGAGCTGATCGGCGCGTTCGCGGCGGCGTTCGGCGCCAACGCGGCGGCGCGGCTGGTGGCCGGGGTCACGCCGTCGATCGTCACGATCGCGGCGCTGATCGCCCTGTTGCCGGGCCTGACGCTGACGGTGGCGATGACCGAGCTGGCGACGCGCAACCTGGTGTCGGGGACGGCGCGCCTGATGTCGGCGGTGATCGTGCTGCTCGAGCTGGCGCTGGGCGTGGCCCTGGGCGAGCGGCTCGCGCGGGCGCTGTGGCACGTCGCGGTCGTGACGCCGACGCCGCTGCCGGGCTGGGCCGAGTGGGTGGCGTTCGTGGCCGGCACCGTCGGCATGGTCGTCGTGTGCCAGGCCGAGCCGCGCGCGCTCGGGTGGATCCTCCTGACCTCGCTCATCGCGTTCGCCGCGTCGAACTTCGGCGCCGACCTGCTCGGCCCCGAGCTGGGCGTGCTGATCGGCGCGCTGGCCCTGGGCATCGCCGCCAACCTGTACGCGCGCCTGCTGGGCCGACCGCAGCAGGTGGTGCTGGTGCCGGCGGTGATCCTGATGGTCCCCGGCAGCATGGGCTTCCGCGGCATCTCGTCCCTGCTCGATCGCAACACCATGACCGGCATCGAGACCACGTTCGCGACCTTCGTCGTGGCGATGGCGATCGTGGCCGGCCTGCTGATCGCCAACGCGCTGGTGTCGCCGCGGCGCGCGCTGTGA